In one Rhodothermus sp. genomic region, the following are encoded:
- the prmA gene encoding 50S ribosomal protein L11 methyltransferase, with product MILPVPEARHEPLMIQLDALGFEAFWEEADQLKAYMPASQWRAAVREAVRELLRRQGLSDAIKVRSIEPVNWNARWEAQLRPIAVGPFLVKPSWHAVPEAYATHIVLEIDPKMSFGTGYHESTRLVLQMLPDCVEPGARVLDAGTGTGILTIAALKLGASSAIAFDIDPWAAANAQENFARNGVADRVEFRQGSIEVVPERGFDLILANIHRRVLCALLPAFREKVHPTGYVLLSGLLREERDLMLEAAAAHDLELLQEATENAWWAVMLKRSV from the coding sequence GTGATACTGCCTGTCCCTGAGGCGCGTCATGAGCCGCTGATGATTCAGCTTGACGCCCTGGGCTTCGAAGCGTTCTGGGAAGAGGCCGATCAGCTGAAGGCCTACATGCCCGCCTCCCAGTGGCGGGCAGCTGTCCGCGAAGCCGTGCGTGAGTTACTGCGTCGCCAGGGCCTGTCCGATGCGATCAAGGTGCGCAGCATCGAACCGGTAAACTGGAATGCCCGATGGGAAGCGCAATTGCGACCTATCGCGGTGGGACCGTTTCTGGTCAAACCAAGCTGGCATGCGGTCCCTGAGGCCTATGCGACGCACATTGTGCTGGAGATCGACCCGAAAATGAGTTTCGGGACCGGTTACCACGAAAGCACCCGGCTGGTGCTGCAGATGCTGCCCGATTGTGTGGAGCCAGGCGCCCGGGTGCTTGACGCGGGCACCGGCACCGGCATCCTGACCATTGCCGCCCTGAAACTGGGGGCCAGCTCGGCCATCGCCTTCGACATCGACCCCTGGGCCGCGGCAAACGCGCAGGAGAACTTTGCCCGTAACGGCGTAGCCGATCGCGTCGAGTTCCGGCAGGGATCTATCGAGGTGGTGCCCGAGCGCGGCTTCGACCTGATCCTGGCCAATATTCATCGGCGCGTTCTCTGCGCGTTGCTCCCGGCCTTTCGGGAAAAGGTGCATCCCACTGGCTACGTGCTCCTTTCTGGGTTGTTGCGTGAGGAGCGCGATCTGATGCTGGAGGCAGCAGCCGCGCATGATCTGGAGCTGCTTCAGGAGGCGACGGAAAATGCCTGGTGGGCCGTCATGTTGAAACGATCGGTCTGA